The Micromonospora sp. NBC_00421 genome contains a region encoding:
- a CDS encoding MDR family MFS transporter, whose amino-acid sequence MTQATAPTRATGVEMTHRQILEALSGLLLGMFVAILSSTVVSNALPRIITELKGGQSAYTWVVTSTLLATTATTPIWGKLADLTSKKILVQLSLTIFVLGSVLAGLSQSTEQLIACRVLQGVGAGGLTALAQVIMATMIAPRERGRYSGYLGAVMALGTIGGPLIGGVIVDTSWLGWRWCFYVGVPFAIAALVVLQKTLHLPVVKRQVKIDWWGATLITAAVSLLLIWVTLAGDKYDWLSWQSAVMVTGAVALGVLAVRVENRASEPMIPPRLFRNRTITLAVVASIAVGVGMFGASVFLSQYFQISRGATPTMSGLMTMPMILGLLVSSTVVGRIITNTGRWKRYLVAGSALLTAGFALMGTIRYDTPYWHLAIYMALIGLGLGMTMQNLVLAVQNTVGTHELGAASSVVAFFRSLGGAVGVSVLGAVLGHRVKDYIADGLAALGIPSTGSGSGGVLPDVHSLPGPIRTVVESAYGHGAGDIFLAAAPFGLIALIAVIFIKEIPLRQHTGDALTDTVDQESTVVAGGGAAVVRTGTRD is encoded by the coding sequence ATGACCCAGGCGACAGCGCCCACCAGGGCGACCGGCGTCGAGATGACCCACCGGCAGATCCTGGAGGCCCTCTCCGGACTGCTGCTTGGCATGTTCGTCGCGATCCTCTCCTCCACGGTCGTCTCCAACGCGCTGCCGCGGATCATCACCGAGCTCAAGGGCGGGCAGTCCGCCTACACCTGGGTGGTCACCTCGACCCTGCTGGCGACGACCGCCACCACCCCGATCTGGGGCAAGCTCGCCGACCTGACCAGCAAGAAGATCCTGGTCCAGCTCTCCCTCACCATCTTCGTGCTGGGCTCCGTGCTGGCCGGCCTGTCCCAGTCCACCGAGCAGCTCATCGCCTGCCGGGTGCTCCAGGGCGTCGGCGCCGGCGGCCTCACCGCCCTGGCCCAGGTGATCATGGCAACGATGATCGCGCCCCGCGAGCGCGGCCGGTACAGCGGCTACCTCGGCGCGGTGATGGCCCTCGGCACCATCGGCGGCCCGCTGATCGGCGGCGTCATCGTGGACACCTCCTGGTTGGGCTGGCGCTGGTGCTTCTACGTCGGCGTGCCGTTCGCCATCGCCGCCCTGGTGGTGCTCCAGAAGACCCTGCACCTGCCGGTGGTCAAGCGCCAGGTGAAGATCGACTGGTGGGGCGCAACCCTGATCACCGCCGCCGTGTCGCTGCTGCTGATCTGGGTCACCCTGGCCGGCGACAAGTACGACTGGCTCTCCTGGCAGAGCGCCGTCATGGTGACCGGTGCGGTCGCCCTCGGTGTGCTCGCCGTCCGGGTGGAGAACCGGGCCAGCGAGCCGATGATCCCGCCCCGGCTGTTCCGCAACCGGACCATCACCCTCGCCGTCGTCGCCAGCATCGCCGTCGGCGTGGGAATGTTCGGCGCCTCGGTCTTCCTCAGCCAGTACTTCCAGATCAGCCGGGGCGCGACCCCCACCATGTCCGGCCTGATGACCATGCCGATGATCCTCGGGCTGCTGGTCTCCTCCACCGTGGTCGGCCGGATCATCACCAACACCGGCCGCTGGAAGCGTTACCTGGTGGCCGGGTCGGCGCTGCTCACCGCCGGCTTCGCGCTGATGGGCACGATCCGCTACGACACCCCGTACTGGCACCTCGCCATCTACATGGCGCTGATCGGCCTGGGCCTCGGCATGACCATGCAGAACCTCGTCCTCGCCGTGCAGAACACCGTCGGCACGCACGAACTCGGCGCGGCCAGCTCGGTGGTGGCGTTCTTCCGCAGCCTCGGCGGCGCGGTCGGCGTGTCCGTGCTCGGCGCGGTGCTCGGCCACCGGGTCAAGGACTACATCGCCGACGGCCTGGCCGCGCTTGGCATTCCGAGCACCGGCTCGGGCAGCGGCGGTGTGCTGCCGGACGTGCACAGTCTGCCCGGTCCGATCCGCACCGTGGTGGAGAGCGCCTACGGCCACGGCGCGGGTGACATCTTCCTGGCCGCCGCCCCGTTCGGGCTGATCGCCCTGATCGCGGTGATCTTCATCAAGGAGATCCCGCTGCGCCAGCACACCGGCGACGCCCTGACCGACACCGTCGACCAGGAGTCCACCGTCGTCGCGGGCGGCGGCGCGGCGGTGGTGCGCACCGGGACCCGGGACTGA
- a CDS encoding universal stress protein → MSTPVEREQYGPQARPLEFERGTDGPRVVLVGVDGSRTSLRAASYAAGLARRQGAGLVVVFVSAPVAYTALMSGVVAGAVQQTHDELTSELRQECRRGAEELGLPVTFLCRRGDAYAELRAAADESRADLVVVGSSAQAGHRLVGSVATRLVRAGRWPVLVVP, encoded by the coding sequence GTGAGCACCCCCGTCGAGCGCGAGCAGTACGGCCCGCAGGCCCGCCCGCTGGAGTTCGAGCGGGGCACCGACGGGCCCCGGGTCGTGCTGGTCGGCGTCGACGGCAGCCGGACCTCGCTGCGGGCCGCGTCGTACGCGGCGGGGCTGGCCCGCCGGCAGGGCGCCGGGCTGGTGGTGGTCTTCGTCAGCGCCCCGGTCGCCTACACCGCGCTGATGTCCGGGGTGGTGGCCGGTGCGGTCCAGCAGACCCACGACGAACTCACTTCCGAGCTGCGGCAGGAGTGCCGCCGGGGCGCGGAGGAACTCGGGCTGCCGGTGACGTTCCTGTGCCGGCGCGGCGACGCGTACGCCGAACTCCGCGCGGCGGCCGACGAGTCCCGGGCGGACCTGGTGGTGGTCGGCTCCTCCGCGCAGGCCGGGCACCGGCTGGTCGGTTCGGTCGCCACCCGACTGGTCCGCGCCGGCCGCTGGCCGGTCCTCGTGGTCCCCTGA
- a CDS encoding DinB family protein produces the protein MTWRAPEITRTPELPVGDERAMLESWLDYPRQTLLLKCAGLTAAQLRTPSVEPSALTLLGLVRHLGEVESWWFRENFAGQQVDYPYGSVDDPRADLDVSHADAEADFAAYHEQVALARAATVGRSLDETFTEVHAKKRTFSLRWVYLHLIEEYARHNGHADLLRERLDGVTGE, from the coding sequence ATGACCTGGCGAGCACCGGAGATCACCCGGACCCCTGAACTCCCCGTCGGCGACGAGCGGGCCATGCTGGAGAGCTGGCTCGACTACCCCCGGCAGACCCTGCTGCTCAAGTGCGCCGGGCTGACCGCCGCGCAGTTGCGCACCCCGAGCGTGGAGCCGTCGGCGCTGACCCTGCTCGGCCTGGTCCGGCACCTGGGCGAGGTGGAGTCCTGGTGGTTCCGGGAGAACTTCGCCGGGCAGCAGGTCGACTACCCGTACGGTTCCGTGGACGACCCGCGCGCCGACCTCGACGTCAGCCACGCCGACGCCGAGGCCGACTTCGCCGCCTACCACGAGCAGGTCGCCCTGGCCCGGGCTGCCACCGTCGGCCGCTCGCTCGACGAGACGTTCACCGAGGTCCATGCCAAGAAGCGGACCTTCAGCCTGCGCTGGGTCTACCTCCACCTGATCGAGGAGTACGCCCGGCACAACGGTCACGCCGACCTGCTCCGGGAACGCCTCGACGGCGTCACCGGCGAGTGA
- a CDS encoding HAD family hydrolase, with product MARERPTALLLDFDGVLRHWDPAVAAGIEREYGLSAGVLGEIAMHWGRLQPVLTGQVSHADWVSSVADALTESVGPDRARAAVEQWQRYRGEVDADVLAFVREARAAGIRVGLGTNATDLLDTDLAELGLVGELDVVVNSSVVGVHKPAKEYFQAACAALVTPPARVLFVDDEDWAIRGARAAGLSAYRWSGPEGLRYLRAALAY from the coding sequence GTGGCACGGGAACGGCCGACGGCACTCCTGCTCGACTTCGACGGCGTGCTGCGGCACTGGGACCCGGCGGTGGCCGCCGGCATCGAGCGGGAGTACGGCCTCTCCGCCGGGGTGCTCGGCGAGATCGCCATGCACTGGGGGCGGCTCCAACCGGTGCTGACCGGCCAGGTCAGCCACGCCGACTGGGTGTCGAGCGTGGCCGACGCGCTGACCGAGTCGGTCGGCCCGGACCGGGCGCGGGCGGCGGTGGAGCAGTGGCAGCGCTACCGGGGCGAGGTCGACGCCGACGTGCTGGCCTTCGTCCGCGAGGCGCGGGCCGCCGGGATCCGGGTCGGGCTCGGCACCAACGCCACCGACCTGCTCGACACCGACCTCGCCGAGCTGGGCCTGGTCGGCGAGCTGGACGTGGTGGTCAACTCCTCGGTCGTCGGGGTGCACAAGCCGGCCAAGGAGTATTTCCAGGCGGCCTGCGCGGCGTTGGTGACCCCACCGGCCCGGGTGCTCTTCGTCGACGACGAGGACTGGGCGATCCGGGGTGCCCGGGCGGCGGGGCTGTCGGCGTACCGGTGGAGCGGGCCGGAGGGGCTGCGCTACCTGCGGGCGGCGCTGGCCTACTGA
- the smc gene encoding chromosome segregation protein SMC → MHLKSLTVKGFKSFASATTLKLEPGITCVVGPNGSGKSNVVDAIAWVLGEQGAKALRGGKMEDVIFAGTAGRAPLGRAEVTLTIDNTDGALPIEYTEVSITRRMFRSGESEYEINGDSCRLLDIQELLSDSGIGREMHIIVGQGRLDGMLHAKPEDRRSFIEEAAGVLKHRKRKEKALRKLDAMQVNLNRLTDLTAELRRQLKPLGRQAEVARRAAAIQANLRDARLRLLADDLHTLRATLDKEIADETALRERREQIEGEYAEVQGRLGELEAALAEDAPLLAAAQDTWYKLSALSERFRSVEQLARERLRHLSATGDDERPGRDPDQLDAESLRVREQEEELRAALTDDQIRLAEAVEHRQELERQLAAAERELVAAAKAIADRREGLARLTGQVNSAQARTTSAGEEIDRLAAAHADALARADQAQAELDTVAEQSTEADRDNAELDDRHAEAVAVHERAQATVRALTDTERAAEKDAATWKAREEALALGLRRKDGAGALLARADEVPGLLGSLAGLLTVAAGHEAALAAALGGLADAVAVSGVDEAVEAMRLLKISDAGRAGLLVGSPAGPGMTGPADALRPRLPQTARWAPDLVECAPELRPAVHRALRDVALVDDLTAAAELVAGNPELRAVTPDGDVVGAYAAAGGSAKAASFIEVQAAVEEARTNRLTAEQTGAELREQLVDARAEVAAAKEAVQHAAAAKREAESHRNAAARRLAELGAAARSAKAETERLGESRSRAEAARERDLAALAELAQRLRLAEDTPIDAEPSTEERDQLAAMVPRARQNEMEVRLAVRTAEERVASIAGRADSLARQATAERAARERAAARRAARTRGAAIARAVVGGAREALTRLGTSIARAEEHRDAIARERAAREAELQEVRGAAKRLGAELERLTSQVHRDEVARAEQRLRIEQLEAKAAEDFGLDVETLVAEYGPAQPVPPTPVDVAAAERDGLPVPEPVRYERPVQEKRAAKAERELALLGKVNPLALEEFAALEERFKFLSEQLEDLKATRRDLLTVVKDVDERILEVFASAFEDTAREFEQVFTVLFPGGEGRLILTEPDDLLTTGVEVEARPPGKKIKRLSLLSGGERSLTAVAMLVAIFRARPSPFYIMDEVEAALDDVNLGRLITLLAQLREKSQLIVITHQKRTMEIADALYGVTMRNGVTQVISQRLNRTDDERSDRTEENQ, encoded by the coding sequence GTGCATCTCAAGAGCCTGACGGTGAAGGGGTTCAAGTCCTTCGCCTCCGCCACGACGTTGAAGCTGGAGCCGGGGATCACCTGCGTGGTCGGCCCGAACGGCTCCGGCAAGTCCAACGTCGTCGACGCCATCGCCTGGGTGCTGGGCGAGCAGGGCGCCAAGGCGCTGCGGGGCGGCAAGATGGAGGACGTCATCTTCGCCGGCACCGCAGGGCGGGCGCCGCTGGGTCGGGCCGAGGTCACCCTCACCATCGACAACACCGACGGCGCGCTGCCGATCGAGTACACCGAGGTCTCCATCACCCGCCGGATGTTCCGCTCCGGCGAGAGCGAGTACGAGATCAACGGCGACTCCTGCCGGCTGCTCGACATCCAGGAGCTGCTCAGCGACTCCGGCATCGGCCGGGAGATGCACATCATCGTCGGTCAGGGTCGGCTCGACGGCATGCTGCACGCCAAGCCGGAGGACCGCCGCTCGTTCATCGAGGAGGCGGCCGGCGTCCTCAAGCACCGCAAGCGCAAGGAGAAGGCGCTGCGGAAGCTCGATGCGATGCAGGTCAACCTCAACCGGTTGACCGACCTCACCGCCGAGCTGCGCCGCCAGCTCAAGCCGCTGGGCCGGCAGGCCGAGGTGGCCCGCCGGGCCGCCGCCATCCAGGCCAACCTGCGCGACGCCCGGCTCCGGCTGCTCGCCGACGACCTGCACACCCTGCGGGCCACCCTGGACAAGGAGATCGCCGACGAGACGGCGCTGCGGGAGCGACGCGAGCAGATCGAGGGCGAGTACGCCGAGGTCCAGGGCCGCCTCGGCGAGCTGGAGGCGGCGCTCGCCGAGGACGCGCCGCTGCTCGCCGCCGCCCAGGACACCTGGTACAAGCTCTCCGCGCTCTCCGAACGGTTCCGCTCGGTGGAGCAGCTGGCCCGGGAACGGCTGCGCCACCTCAGCGCCACCGGCGACGACGAGCGCCCCGGCCGTGACCCCGACCAGTTGGACGCCGAGTCGCTACGGGTCCGCGAGCAGGAGGAGGAGCTGCGCGCGGCGCTCACCGACGACCAGATCCGGCTCGCCGAGGCGGTCGAGCACCGGCAGGAGCTGGAACGCCAGCTCGCCGCCGCCGAACGGGAACTGGTCGCCGCAGCCAAGGCGATCGCCGACCGGCGCGAGGGGCTGGCCCGGCTGACCGGTCAGGTGAACTCGGCGCAGGCCCGCACCACAAGCGCCGGTGAGGAGATCGACCGGCTCGCCGCCGCGCACGCCGACGCCCTGGCCCGCGCCGACCAGGCCCAGGCCGAGCTGGACACGGTCGCCGAGCAGTCCACCGAGGCCGACCGGGACAACGCCGAACTCGACGACCGGCACGCCGAGGCGGTGGCCGTCCACGAGCGCGCGCAGGCCACCGTCCGGGCGCTGACCGACACCGAGCGGGCCGCCGAGAAGGACGCCGCGACCTGGAAGGCCCGCGAGGAGGCGCTCGCCCTGGGCCTGCGCCGCAAGGACGGTGCCGGGGCGCTGCTGGCCCGCGCCGACGAGGTGCCCGGCCTGCTCGGCAGCCTGGCCGGGCTGCTCACCGTCGCCGCCGGCCACGAGGCGGCGCTCGCCGCCGCGCTCGGCGGGCTCGCCGACGCGGTCGCGGTCAGCGGGGTAGACGAGGCCGTCGAGGCGATGCGGCTGCTGAAGATCTCCGACGCCGGCCGGGCCGGCCTGCTGGTCGGCAGTCCCGCCGGCCCCGGCATGACCGGTCCCGCCGACGCGCTGCGCCCCCGGCTGCCGCAGACCGCCCGGTGGGCGCCCGACCTGGTGGAGTGCGCCCCGGAGCTGCGTCCCGCGGTGCACCGGGCACTACGCGACGTGGCGCTCGTCGACGACCTCACCGCCGCCGCCGAGCTGGTCGCCGGCAACCCGGAGCTGCGCGCGGTCACCCCGGACGGCGACGTGGTCGGGGCGTACGCGGCGGCCGGCGGGTCGGCCAAGGCGGCCAGCTTCATCGAGGTGCAGGCCGCCGTGGAGGAGGCCCGGACCAACCGGCTCACCGCCGAGCAGACCGGTGCCGAGCTGCGTGAGCAGCTCGTCGACGCGCGTGCCGAGGTGGCCGCCGCGAAGGAGGCGGTGCAGCACGCCGCCGCCGCGAAACGGGAGGCGGAGAGCCACCGCAACGCCGCCGCCCGGCGGCTGGCCGAGCTGGGCGCGGCGGCCCGGTCGGCGAAGGCGGAGACCGAGCGGCTCGGCGAGAGCCGTTCCCGCGCCGAGGCGGCCCGGGAACGGGACCTGGCAGCCCTCGCCGAGCTGGCGCAACGGCTGCGGCTCGCCGAGGACACCCCGATCGACGCGGAACCCTCCACCGAGGAACGGGACCAGCTCGCCGCGATGGTGCCCCGGGCCCGGCAGAACGAGATGGAGGTCCGGCTCGCGGTGCGTACCGCGGAGGAGCGGGTCGCCTCGATCGCCGGCCGGGCCGACTCGCTGGCCCGGCAGGCCACCGCCGAGCGGGCGGCCCGGGAGCGGGCGGCGGCCCGGCGGGCGGCGCGGACCCGGGGCGCGGCGATCGCCCGCGCCGTGGTCGGCGGCGCCCGCGAGGCGCTGACCCGGCTCGGCACCTCCATCGCGCGTGCCGAGGAACACCGCGACGCGATCGCCCGCGAACGCGCCGCCCGGGAGGCCGAACTCCAGGAGGTACGCGGCGCGGCGAAGCGGCTCGGCGCGGAGCTGGAGCGGTTGACCAGCCAGGTGCACCGGGACGAGGTGGCCCGCGCCGAGCAACGGCTGCGCATCGAACAGTTGGAGGCCAAGGCCGCCGAGGACTTCGGCCTGGACGTGGAGACCCTGGTCGCCGAGTACGGCCCGGCGCAGCCCGTCCCGCCGACCCCGGTGGACGTCGCGGCGGCCGAACGCGACGGCCTGCCGGTGCCCGAGCCGGTCCGCTACGAGCGGCCGGTGCAGGAGAAACGGGCCGCCAAGGCGGAACGGGAGCTGGCCCTGCTCGGCAAGGTCAACCCGCTCGCGCTGGAGGAGTTCGCCGCCCTGGAGGAGCGCTTCAAGTTCCTCTCGGAGCAGTTGGAGGACCTCAAGGCCACCCGGCGTGACCTGCTCACCGTGGTCAAGGACGTCGACGAGCGGATCCTGGAGGTCTTCGCCAGCGCGTTCGAGGACACCGCCCGCGAGTTCGAGCAGGTCTTCACCGTGCTCTTCCCCGGCGGCGAGGGCAGGTTGATCCTCACCGAACCCGACGACCTGCTCACCACCGGCGTGGAGGTGGAGGCCCGGCCGCCCGGCAAGAAGATCAAACGGCTGTCGCTGCTCTCCGGTGGCGAGCGGTCGCTGACCGCGGTGGCGATGCTGGTGGCGATCTTCCGGGCCCGGCCCAGCCCGTTCTACATCATGGACGAGGTGGAGGCGGCCCTCGACGACGTGAACCTGGGTCGGTTGATCACCCTGCTGGCCCAGCTGCGGGAGAAGAGCCAGCTGATCGTCATCACCCACCAGAAACGGACCATGGAGATCGCCGACGCGCTCTACGGCGTCACCATGCGCAACGGCGTCACCCAGGTGATCAGCCAACGGCTCAACCGGACCGACGACGAACGGTCCGACCGAACTGAGGAGAATCAGTAG
- a CDS encoding CAP domain-containing protein, protein MYGWTDPNDPDAAYRRPQPSADDPAWLTDRPEPRSAYLFGDGPVQDGPVQPDSGAVDASARHFEDTPDRWVDPSGPTPSASPGEPWAGVPRGQHPTEPTGQWRHEQAGQWSAGPTDQWRDEPTGQWTGGQTGSWQGEQAGQWQDEQAGSWQGEQTGSWQGEQAGPQAYRAAAVPVPADLDRDATALTPAVVPVGGRPVATDRTRSRRRSKRPLLIGGAAAAATLVVSLGIGALLLPDDDGPADRAALDEPVATAPVIPDAAPSATTAAPASPSASPSPSTVSPSPSPSRTATPTPTPSRTQAASRQTTRGGAIPTAATTTRAAVSGGGGSQTQQVVDLVNAERAKAGCAAVTVDDKLTLAAQRHSQDQADHESMTHTGSDGSNAGQRLDRAGYTWRTYGENVAWNQQTPAAVMAAWMNSSGHRANILNCAFTEIGVGVASSNGPYWTQDFAAPR, encoded by the coding sequence GTGTACGGCTGGACCGATCCGAACGACCCGGACGCCGCATACCGACGGCCGCAGCCGTCGGCGGACGACCCGGCCTGGCTGACCGACCGCCCCGAGCCCCGCTCGGCGTACCTCTTCGGTGACGGGCCGGTGCAGGACGGGCCGGTGCAGCCGGACTCCGGTGCGGTCGACGCCTCCGCCCGGCACTTCGAGGACACGCCGGACCGTTGGGTCGACCCTTCCGGTCCGACCCCCTCCGCGTCGCCCGGGGAGCCCTGGGCCGGTGTCCCGCGCGGCCAGCACCCGACGGAACCGACCGGGCAGTGGCGCCACGAGCAGGCTGGCCAGTGGTCGGCCGGGCCGACCGACCAGTGGCGGGACGAGCCGACCGGGCAGTGGACCGGTGGGCAGACCGGATCATGGCAGGGCGAACAGGCCGGGCAGTGGCAGGACGAACAGGCCGGGTCGTGGCAGGGCGAACAGACCGGGTCGTGGCAGGGCGAACAGGCCGGGCCGCAGGCGTACCGGGCCGCCGCCGTGCCGGTGCCCGCCGACCTCGACCGGGACGCCACCGCGCTCACCCCGGCGGTCGTGCCGGTCGGCGGGCGTCCGGTGGCGACCGACCGCACCCGGTCGCGCCGCCGGTCGAAGCGCCCGTTGCTCATCGGTGGGGCCGCCGCCGCGGCTACCCTGGTGGTGAGCCTGGGTATCGGCGCCCTGCTGCTGCCCGACGACGACGGGCCCGCCGACCGGGCCGCCCTCGACGAGCCGGTGGCCACCGCGCCGGTCATCCCGGACGCCGCGCCGAGCGCCACCACCGCCGCCCCGGCCTCCCCCAGCGCGTCACCGAGCCCGTCGACGGTGTCCCCGAGCCCGTCGCCGAGCCGGACCGCCACGCCGACCCCCACCCCGAGCCGGACCCAGGCGGCCTCCCGGCAGACCACCAGGGGTGGCGCCATCCCCACCGCGGCGACCACCACCCGGGCCGCGGTGAGCGGCGGCGGTGGCAGCCAGACCCAGCAGGTCGTCGACCTGGTCAACGCCGAGCGGGCCAAGGCCGGCTGCGCCGCCGTCACGGTGGACGACAAGCTGACCCTCGCCGCCCAACGGCACAGCCAGGACCAGGCCGACCACGAGAGCATGACGCACACCGGCAGCGACGGCAGCAACGCCGGCCAGCGGCTGGACCGGGCCGGCTACACCTGGCGCACCTACGGCGAGAACGTCGCCTGGAACCAGCAGACCCCGGCCGCGGTGATGGCCGCCTGGATGAACAGCTCCGGGCACCGGGCCAACATCCTCAACTGCGCGTTCACCGAGATCGGCGTCGGCGTGGCCAGCAGCAACGGGCCGTACTGGACGCAGGACTTCGCCGCCCCGCGCTGA
- a CDS encoding endo alpha-1,4 polygalactosaminidase translates to MALALLTPVYACRPDLGPPGAPTPWPPAAAPQWRWQWQLTGPVDTTVEADVFLLDPVRVSSAETGALRRRDRRLVCHVPVGTYAGTDPDADRYPAAVGGGAAGRPGSRWVDVRRWDLLRPVLADRFRLCRGKGFGAVALVDADGYAHRSGFPLDFDDQLAFNRLTAGLARGLGLSPGLVGDVGQVAALAPDFDFAVDEECVRLRRCAKLLPFADAHKPVFQVEYAGDPARFCVTTIGYGFASIRKNRTLDAWREPCPTPGQPAAGATPNRLRVTP, encoded by the coding sequence GTGGCACTCGCCCTGCTGACCCCGGTGTACGCCTGCCGTCCCGACCTCGGGCCGCCCGGCGCACCGACCCCCTGGCCGCCCGCCGCCGCCCCGCAGTGGCGGTGGCAGTGGCAGCTCACCGGGCCGGTCGACACCACCGTCGAGGCCGACGTGTTCCTCCTCGACCCGGTCCGGGTGAGCAGCGCCGAGACCGGGGCGCTGCGCCGGCGCGACCGGCGACTGGTCTGCCACGTCCCCGTCGGGACGTACGCCGGGACCGATCCGGACGCCGACCGCTACCCGGCGGCGGTCGGCGGCGGTGCGGCCGGGCGGCCCGGGAGCCGTTGGGTGGACGTCCGGCGGTGGGACCTGCTGCGTCCCGTCCTCGCCGACCGGTTCCGGCTCTGCCGGGGCAAGGGGTTCGGCGCGGTGGCCCTCGTCGACGCCGACGGGTACGCCCACCGGTCCGGCTTCCCGCTCGACTTCGACGACCAGTTGGCGTTCAACCGGCTGACGGCCGGGCTGGCCCGGGGGCTGGGCCTCTCCCCCGGCCTGGTCGGTGACGTCGGTCAGGTGGCCGCGCTCGCGCCGGACTTCGACTTCGCGGTCGACGAGGAGTGCGTCCGGCTGCGCCGCTGCGCCAAGCTGCTCCCCTTCGCCGACGCGCACAAGCCGGTCTTCCAGGTCGAGTACGCCGGTGACCCGGCCCGTTTCTGCGTGACCACGATCGGCTACGGCTTCGCCTCGATCCGCAAGAACCGCACCCTGGACGCCTGGCGCGAGCCCTGCCCCACCCCAGGGCAGCCGGCCGCCGGGGCGACCCCGAACCGGCTCCGGGTCACCCCCTGA
- the mutM gene encoding bifunctional DNA-formamidopyrimidine glycosylase/DNA-(apurinic or apyrimidinic site) lyase produces the protein MPELPEVETVRQGLAQWVTGRRIATVEVRHPRAVRRHLPGAAHFADVLAGRTVTDVRRRGKYLWLPLDSGDALVGHLGMSGQLLLQPAEAADELHLRVRFRFADDGPQLRFVDQRTFGGLAVSEGGAELPAEIAHIARDPMDPEFSDAGFVAALRRRRTEVKRALLDQTLLSGVGNIYADEALWRAGLHGARPTDAVTAPAAGRLLGHVRDVLGEAIKQGGTSFDDLYVDVNGESGYFDRSLNVYGREGEPCRRCGAPIRREAFMNRSSYSCPRCQPRPRGALRG, from the coding sequence GTGCCTGAGCTGCCCGAGGTCGAGACGGTACGGCAGGGGCTGGCCCAGTGGGTCACCGGCCGGCGGATCGCGACGGTGGAGGTACGTCACCCCCGGGCCGTCCGGCGGCACCTCCCCGGTGCGGCGCACTTCGCCGACGTGCTGGCCGGTCGGACGGTGACCGACGTACGACGGCGGGGCAAGTACCTGTGGCTGCCATTGGACAGCGGTGACGCCCTCGTCGGCCACCTGGGCATGTCGGGGCAGCTGCTGCTCCAGCCGGCCGAGGCGGCCGACGAGCTGCATCTGCGGGTCCGGTTCCGGTTCGCCGACGACGGTCCGCAGCTGCGCTTCGTCGACCAGCGGACGTTCGGCGGGCTCGCGGTCAGCGAGGGCGGGGCCGAGCTGCCCGCCGAGATCGCGCACATCGCCCGCGACCCGATGGACCCGGAGTTCTCCGACGCCGGGTTCGTCGCCGCGCTGCGCCGCCGGCGTACGGAGGTCAAGCGCGCCCTGCTGGACCAGACGCTGCTCTCCGGGGTGGGCAACATCTACGCCGACGAGGCGCTGTGGCGGGCCGGGCTGCACGGTGCCCGGCCGACCGACGCGGTGACCGCCCCCGCTGCGGGTCGGCTGCTCGGGCACGTGCGGGACGTCCTCGGCGAGGCGATCAAGCAGGGCGGCACCAGCTTCGACGACCTGTACGTCGACGTCAACGGGGAGAGCGGCTACTTCGACAGGTCGTTGAACGTCTACGGCCGGGAGGGCGAGCCCTGCCGCCGCTGCGGTGCGCCGATCCGCCGGGAGGCGTTCATGAACCGGTCGTCGTACAGTTGCCCCCGCTGTCAGCCCCGCCCCCGGGGTGCCCTCAGGGGGTGA
- the rnc gene encoding ribonuclease III, with protein sequence MTNDKRRRSPVSHLEGAFGVTLDAELLERALTHRSYAYENGGLPTNERLEFLGDSVLGVVITTALFRNHPDLPEGQLAKLRASVVNMRALADVARGLGPDGLGAYLLLGKGEETTGGRDKASILADTLEALLGAIYLQYGLDTAAIVVHRLFDPLMAESAGRGAALDWKTSLQELTAALGLGVPEYRIEGTGPDHLKTFTAWVVVAGNRYGGSEGRSKKEAEQRAAEAAWRELTAQAERDRSDAVSSDAEQPDGVQPMVDEAAEVGSGRA encoded by the coding sequence ATGACCAACGACAAGCGGCGGCGTTCGCCCGTCAGCCATCTGGAGGGGGCGTTCGGGGTGACACTCGACGCCGAGCTGTTGGAGCGGGCGCTGACCCACCGGTCGTACGCGTACGAGAACGGCGGGCTGCCCACCAACGAGCGGCTGGAGTTCCTCGGCGACTCGGTGCTCGGCGTGGTGATCACCACGGCGCTGTTCCGCAACCACCCGGACCTGCCCGAGGGGCAACTGGCGAAGCTGCGGGCCAGCGTGGTCAACATGCGCGCCCTGGCCGACGTGGCCCGGGGGCTAGGCCCGGACGGGCTCGGTGCCTACCTGCTCCTCGGCAAGGGGGAGGAGACCACCGGCGGGCGGGACAAGGCGAGCATCCTCGCCGACACCCTGGAGGCGCTGCTCGGCGCGATCTACCTCCAGTACGGGCTGGACACCGCGGCGATCGTCGTCCACCGGCTCTTCGACCCGCTGATGGCCGAGTCGGCGGGCCGGGGCGCCGCACTGGACTGGAAGACCAGCCTCCAGGAGCTGACCGCCGCGCTGGGCCTGGGGGTGCCCGAGTACCGGATCGAGGGCACCGGCCCGGACCACCTGAAGACCTTCACCGCCTGGGTGGTGGTGGCCGGCAACCGTTACGGCGGGTCCGAGGGGCGCAGCAAGAAGGAGGCCGAGCAGCGGGCCGCCGAGGCGGCCTGGCGGGAACTCACCGCGCAGGCCGAGCGGGACCGGTCCGACGCCGTGTCATCCGACGCTGAGCAGCCCGACGGCGTGCAGCCGATGGTGGACGAGGCCGCCGAGGTGGGGTCGGGCCGTGCCTGA